The sequence below is a genomic window from Bombus huntii isolate Logan2020A unplaced genomic scaffold, iyBomHunt1.1 ctg00000061.1, whole genome shotgun sequence.
CTGGCTATCCTTGTCTAGACTTACGTGGAAAAACCCATTTTTTAGATCTATTGTTGTAAAAAGCTGGGCGCCCTGCAACGCGTCTAAAACGTCTTCAATTAACGGCAACGGAAAATGCGGACACTCAATGAGTTCGTTAAGCTCACGAAAATCGACGCAAACCCTGATGGAGCCATCTTTCTTTCGGACTACCGCTATCGGGCTCGCATACTCCGAGTCTGACGGTTTGATGACACCCTCGTTTGTCCACGCTTCCATCAGATCATCTACTTCCTTTCTTTCCGACGGCGCCAGTCTTCGCGGTCTTCGCGCTACCGGTTTGTCGCTTTTCAGAACTATTTTCGCGGTTATCCCGacgtctctcttcttctccggCCTATACCCTTTAATAATATCTCGAATCGCTTCACGATAATGCGGTTCTCGTACATGCGACAAGTCGATCTCGTCGGATTGTTCTATCGCGTTTATCCTCAGTACATCCGGCGCGTCCTCGTGACCGTCGGTCTGATCGTCGAGTCGTAAAAATGTCACCTCGCCCCGTTTGACTCGCAACTCTACCTGGTCTAAAAAATCGGTACCTAAGAGTAGACTGTGTCTTGTCATTACCTTATTCGAGACAACATGCAGGGTGACAGTAAAGTCGTACCCGTCGACCGTCATTACCCTTGTAAACTCGCCCCAGGTACTATTGCCAGCGGAACCAAAACCATCAAACCTAAGTTTGCAGTTTCCTAACCTCGCATACTCATCCGCTCGTATGAACGTAAGGTCACTACCTGTATCCACTAACGAGACAAACCTGCAGCCATCTATCGACACGTCCTTCACGTACTTCTTCCTCCCCGGTCTTGAGATTACGTAAGTCTTTACTTGTCGCGCTGTACAATTCGCCGCCACATGTCCAAACTCGTTGCATTTGAAACACTTCATACCTTTTCCTTTCTCCGGGCACTTAACCCTTAGATGATCCTCACTACCGCAAATGGagcatcttcttttcttcattgcgTCTACAAATTGACTGGGCTTCCCGTTCTTCTGGGTTTTAGCCGGCTTCACAATCGACTTTGCTCTGCGATTCTTCTGCTCTTCGTACATCACTAACCTCTTCCTCAACTCTTTGATTGACGTAGCGCCGTACAATACAGCCTTATTGTTCTCGCCGTCTATTATTCCATCCACTATGTATTCCACCTTTGCTTCCTCCTCCATGTCCacatggctggctatttcgagcatgcggtacatgtaagccaaacatgcttcatcactctcctttttcgtttcttcaagtttctgatgaacttgcctactgttgactttcctcgaaaattctttcactagccCCCTCTTCAACTCATGCCAAGTTCTGGCATGACACTCGAAGCTCGCGAATATTTTCGCTGATCCCTTCAGCAGCTTCCTGGCGTAGACTGCCTTCTGCCCATCCGACCACATGCACGTATCAGCGACTTCCTCGAACGACTCGAACCATCGTTCGACATTTTCACCTCTGTTGCTACTAAACGACTCTAATGCATCTTCGACGTCTCTAAAACTCAGTGTCGAACCAACACATGCCCTTCGACAACATTCGTCACGGTCCTGATGCACCCTTCGCGTATCTCTCTTGTATCCTCTTGCGtttttcttgtcatcttcatcctcactttcgtcgtcgctttcttcttccgacgatatgtcgttaccatccatggccgcttgtagccgtgcgcgtaattctacttttcttcccgtcgtttttaaacccaaactagcgaggcgctccttcaactccttcgtattcattttctcaacatcttcatcttcgttacaatcacgctcagctctctgtacattttctaaatCTCGTTGACCGGTTAGCTCTTCACCGCCCGTCGATCCCTTACGATACGATTGTCCAGCCCTACACGACCGATTCAGCCTTGCAATCAGCACTGACCTCGCACCCGATATAGGGAGGTCCATTcgcgcgagcttactcctcagctcctccagcgtcgaaccctcttcacccgacaatcgctCGTCCCcgacgtttgccatttttcacACTACACAAACTTAAACCGTCAACGATATCGTCTTTTACCGCACCGGTAAATTCACAACTAGCTCGAATAGCTCTGTTAAATCGTTTCGTTTTGTCTGTCTTGTCCAATCCCGGCTGCGCccccaaaaatatgtaatatcgtgatataatgtgtttacaaagagtggacaatagagacgttaatcagacagaaaaagacgattgttgttcaacctgaactattcacgccaaacgcacagaaaacagcgcaatccacactctctcggcaacgccactcgcaacctctgtctccgctcagctcgcactcggctcctcgactcgcactctgcttttcgactaacgctctggccgttgccgcattctgttgtctttttcctaggcccaccgcacacgtgttctgcaggcgcacgtggccagggtcacgtaggtcttttccacgaaactatgcacttgaaaagaccgatgacacattgatgggtccgacgacgcctcggctctcgcgacattgttcatagttcgcccgatatttcttaggcctttcgtccacgatactacattaaTATAGAGTGGAATAGATACACCATTGAGgattaaatgtttttaatctttcgtttctaagctttaattaattacgtttCAGAGTTACTCGAATGAACTATAtcttaaagaataaaattcgagTTTGATTATGTGTTCGTAAAAATTGGATTAAATTTGAGTTATTGCCACTTCAAGACACTTCGTTACAATAatcattgtaaataaaattaagaagttAAGTAAAACTAGGAACATTATATTTGTCTAcgattttttacatttctgcGAGACGCACATGTTTCATTGCTAACGAAATAATtaagtttattataaaatatgaaggtAAATACGCTTCGTATTAGCAAGTTAATTTTCGAAAGCTAAatgtagatattattatttgaatgtCATAAATACCCGATACAACAAGTACATACATGAAGTGACACACACTTGTGTATTCATGAGTTTTTAATTGCCTTCTACGAGTTtacgaattataaaattttataattacaaattacacaCTCGAATGatagattatttaaatatttaaatacgtgtaataaaatttcgatttattcgataaatattatgttcAGATAAACTCTCCGTTTTGTCTACTTTTCATATCTTTTGGaatcttgttaaaaaataatgaaaaatgggGTTCGTTATAAATTCATGATTTAGTTAACGATGTTCAAGGACGTTTAATCTGAAGGATCAGAAGGAAAATCACGATCGTTACGAGACAACGTGAGAAAATTTAATGCCGCAGATTGTCTGAAATCAGCCATAATCGCATTGTTACTTACTCAGCGATTCTTAGATCCTTTAGTTCTGTTTGTTTTGCCGACGAAACACGTATAACATAATCTGTTACCGATACTAGGTGATAAATGAACAATAAGGAAGTGAAACTGGTAAATTCCATGAAGGAATACATTATCAGTTTGGAAAAGATAGATGATCAAGATAGATCACGATCATTATGTATTAGTATGGCAAAATGAAGACTGAAATATTTGCACGATATTacagtaaataattaataacagatttcgtgttaataaaatgataaaaaatattaaatttaggtttaatattttaagcaTTTAAGAAAGATGGAACAGAAAACTGTGATAGGCTTTGATCTTTGAGTATTAGATGGTACGATGAGTATCGTTTTCGAAAAAAgagtattaataaatgtaaagcattttaaaaatgaaaattttccattaGCAAATTTCTCGTCTCTTCTAgtcagaaattaaaattgaatgaaCTGTTTTTGGGTAATATTATGGAATTCTCTTTAGTTACGTGTTTATAATACATAACAGAAATGTATCTATTATTCAAGATCCATCGTTCTACTGTTATGGAAACCAGAAGCGAACACAGATTTCCCTCAGTCCGACCTCTACACAGTCAGTGAAAGCATTTTCATACAACaaagtaaagataaaaaattttcctTCGACGACGCAATGCGATTCCAGTCACGTTGCTTAATGATCTATCAAGGTAGACAGGATTCTTGAGGAAACAATGTAATTACGTGACTACGATCATAATTTTTCTAAGGTCTCTGTACCCATAAACAATATTGTGATCccgtttgttatttaatataattacttatatctagttatatttagttattaaatattagcaTGATTTACTATATGTAATTCAGTAAATCGGTACAAGatctaaagaaaatatttcttacgtaTGATTTTGACGAACTTTgtgtaaaaatctataaaactaGAAGTTGCTTAGTTTATATACAGATAAAGAAAAGCatcgtttatatcgtcgaGATATcacatttatatcattttaaaaataaaaattctttatcaAAGCGAAgaacattttcataaaaaattacgaacagAATATCTCGATTCTGCAATCTACTGTAAACAAGATAAGTATCGATAATGAATAAATCTTgacattgaattttattcaaaaagttACAGTGATATCAAATAATCCGTAATGACATTGATTACTCCAATCATATCAGTCAACTACTACCTACCGCGTAATACGCGATCGATTTTCAAACGCACCCCCCTCCCTCCCCCCACCAAATAGAGTTTCCAGTGTAATTCTGTTATTCTTGAATCTTCGgcttgtttttcattttttagctcactttaaaatttcttctggCTTCAATTGTGCTACGATTTAAAGTTTTCCGTGTATACGTTTAGGACGTTACTGCGTGCGGAAATAGTACAGAAGGCCTCTAATTATACCGtctacaatattatttatagacTTTGAACCATATAGTACGTAAGTATGTAATTGTATATCTGTCGCGGTTCATTTTATCCTTCTCTGTTGCGCGAACCAGCGGTTAGGAGCGACACTAAATCAAGTGGGAATGAAACTCGTTGAAACAACGCTAGACATGGTAACGGATCCATGACTGTGCTTCTGTTATTATCAACGCCAGTAACGGTTAAACCTATTGCATGTGTGTAAGTTGGAAGTTACGTACATAACTTATGCACACCCGTTGTGTGTTTCGCGATcccatatttcttttaatttgaattttatgaaactttttgTTCGATAATTGATGTGCCATATTACATCCGTCACATtcaatgttatatggtgtaatttCTTCAGTTGTGGTGTTATGTAAGTTACGAGGTCATTCCTGTGTTTGGACATGTGTTTGGAATGTAGTGTGtatctttctcttcgtatGTACATAGTGAGTAGAGACTGTCTGTCTTTCGCTAGAAGAATATTCTGCATATAGTTATTTACTGTTCTTGATATttgattttggaaatttaattttcgctTTGCTTGTATCTTCGAGCGTAAGGTGAAATTTGTACAGACATATCTAGTAATTTGTTAATCGTACTGTTCGAAATTATTGTGTGTGTGAATATTTCGGTGAATATAAACTACGAAAACCTGTCCTTGATTTTTTATGGTAACAAAGCAGTCTTTTCAGAAGAAACAATATTCATAAATCAGTCCCTTCGCAAAAAGCTAATTCTACGAATCTTGTTAGAAGAAACCGGTTGACGAAACTACGTGTCCCTTCAGGAGAGGTCTAATTTATAGAGGTAGCTTGCAAGAAAAAACCAATCTCACAAAAAGCTTGAGCATTCTTAATTAATCCTCTTTAGAATTCAATTACATTTATGccttttgtaaatattaattctaaaataacgATGCTAACATTTCTAACCTACAGAGTATCAACAAATAACATAACGCAATTCCccatttcaattaaatatgaaaaatatactaaagTCGATCCAAGATCAAACCCGGCAAAACAAACGACAAATTTACCTGAAAAATCCACTGAATTCGTTTCAATACATCCGTTatttaaattgcaaaaatcAATTGTGTTTCAACGTCAATTTTTAACACCGTccatatatcgcaattttAGTACGCGACAAGACGACAATACAATTCATTTCAACACCATTGAAAACTTTGGCTGGCTTCGGACAACCGGTTTCCGGCGTGGCGCCACTATGCTTTGGAGAAACAaggaaatacatatgtatgcacCTTGCTTTTTGTGAGACAGAAGAACTCTGTGTCTCTGTTCTACCAACGTCGCTGTTGCGACGATTTGCCGCAAACCTAAATGGAGTTCGATCAATGGCAACGCGAGCACGTGGTCCTCGATGTTCGCGATCGGAAAATCGTGTTTTCCAAACTATTTCTAGTTTCGCCGGTTCCACTGTCAATcaacgtttcttcctttggttccgtttctcttcgattctctccttttttattgGCAAACACGTGTCACCGAGTATCGTGTTCGTCTTCGCTAAGCAAGCTTCTATATCAGCGATACGCGAGCCGGTTTCCCCTTCATATTTGTACAAGACTTCGTGAACATCGGACatttttctcctctcttttcgAATAAGAAAATCCTATCGTTGTTTAACTAACAATTGCATTTCTTTAAATGGAAATGTGGTCGTGTctcctttatattttcaattagcCAGGGAATTTAGGTTTATTGCCGTGGAAACTTGATCGGTCGTTTACGTAAGGATCTGCGACTCTGCTTCATCTTCGaggaaaatttcatcgaatacAATCGTTTCACTCAATGATTGGATCAGTCGAAAGGGAGATTCCGTGACTGCCTGTATAAATATTGATCATAGTGTCTCTTGAAGGGAAGCTGTACCAATCTTGTTGATTTAACTACTGATCCTACTTTATCCTCGAGAAAAATTACTTACTTTGATTGTTTGACCATTAATTTTAGCGTTTCTTCGAGGGAAACAGTGTTGATCGCTCGAGTCTGCTTCTTTCTCAAGGTAAAttgtatttactatttactcgatcagctattttattttcttttcccgGAGAAACCTTGTTTCTCGCCTGTTTGACCATCCATTCTTCTTTGAGATAAACTGCAGCGATTATTCGTGTAATCAACAAAtctactttttctttctttacgaAGGAAATCGTGTGTTTAACGAAATCTCGCTTGTTTAGTCATTGATTCCGCTAACTTTTCCAAATAAATCGTCAATCATTCGCTCGATTGCCAATTCTAATTTTGCTTCGAAGCAAACTGCGTTGATTATTCGTATAACCTTTTTAATAGAAACTGTTTTTCGCCTATTTTATCGCCAATTTccttttcaaaataacatgtattaattattcgtttaatcgcagattttattttattttatttctatttctatttcgttttatcaTCGATTTTCCGCCGTCTTCAAAGAAACCCACGTGAATTACTTTAATTGCTTTTTCaaactaattttatttctttacttttaaattaagAAGCAGCAACGAAAATGCTACAATAACGGAAAAATTCTTCGGTTATCTCCAGAAAGAACACGAAGGTATCGAACTTAGTGTATTGAGACATTTTGTTCGTTGGAAGTTAGTCGACGACATTTGGAACGGAAAGATACATTTGACATGATTTAGTGTGACGTTGAGAGAGAAAAATGGTTTGATCGAGGGTGCCCTTAATTACTAATTTCATAACTTGCTGTTAATCGATCTGACAGTGATATTAGTGGATGTGGTTGGTAGTGCCTGATTAATCGTGATCGATATTTTGAACAAAGAGCAACGAGAAACGATCAGTTTGGAGTTTCACTTTGACGTCGTGAGACTATCGTTAATTAGACATAGAAGAATCATTTGGTGACAGGTAAGGGTTTCAACTTCtgtattcattttcttctatagactgaatttaatttttcgctTTGATAATCGTTTATGAAAGAGAAGCGATAATTATTAGTTCTACCTAAGAATGTTACTAATAAattaggaaaaagaaattttgattGGATTCTTGATAACgagtgaaaattaatttaaaagattgtaTTTGGAATTTTGAGAATCGATCGAGTCCTCAGTTTCAGTGCAATGTAACGTTATCAGTCGCGTGAGTTTGGCTCATATGTGATTTATGTGCAAGCTAAATGTTTCCAACAAATTGTAGCATATTGATTTCTCAAAGTACTGTATCAAATGTCTTGTAATTATAAGCAATTGTTTCGTTTGGACGATCAAGGGTaatatactctattttttattttaaaaatgccGCCATTTGTGTAGACGTACACACGCAAGTATTTATTATGTAGACACGATGGCTCGTAGACACGAACGTTTCTCGTTGTCGTATTTTCCAAACAGGTCAGTTATTTCGAGCACTCGACCACTTTCTCGCTCCTGACAATGACATTAGTCATTCTAATCGATGTCTCGAAATCGATGGTTCTTCTGTCAGCTATTTCGTTTCCGTGTTTATTCCATATGATAATATTGTTTCACGTATTCGCTTAAATTTAATTGGCAAATGATTAATTTCCCTGAATCCATTTTCAAGTAAACATATCAGTTTAACCTTTTGCTCTATCTGATACGAAAATGaacaatttgatataaaaattttgcgaaagatcgatatattattttacttttaacttGGAAATCGTTctcttaatttttcaatatctaaTTAACCACCTCAGTCCCTAAGACCGTCTGTTTTAACGAATggtaaataatcaaataattgcGTTGATACATCAGAAGTACCATCTTCTTATATCCCTGATATTAGTGTTAAAACAGGTTTGAAAAACcttcaattatttcatttattcttaGCCTTCGATGGCTTAAAATTTTCTCGGTTATTTTCCAATAGAGTTCAATATATTGATCGAAAACTTAGTTTAGCTAAGCACTGTAACCGGAAGTCACCCTTAAGTCGCCGGGTAAGAGGATTACGAgtaataaacaaacaatattaatcagaaaattattccattcaatttttctcctgcatttaattaaatatgacaGAGTCGACAAACTTTCCTTCGGTTCTTCTATCTCATTTGCAAATCTATAATATCGATATCCAAACGATAACTCGAACACCATTAACCAGCACTCGAGGCTATTTCTTTCGTCGAAACTTTCCTCAGATATGTAGATATCACGTTGACATCGCCGCGTATACCGAATCAGCCCTTTTTAAAGATGATCTCGCGAGCGTGGTTCGTATGCAATTCAATTTGAACGAGTCGCGTGTCACGATTCACTTGACTCCCGGCACAGTAATTGGCCGGCACTCGAGCAAACACTTACGCTTAATTTAACGTTTAACCGAATCGAAAACAAAGCGAACAGTTGCCGGACTTCGCTCGTTCTTTCAGTTCATTTCCGAACGTCTTTCGATCAGCATATCGGGTCTCCTCTTTCATCTCCGTTGCCTTTCAAAATCTAAAATCATAATTGAGACTTTGCTGCTCGAACTATGGAAGGGGAAAACGTGAATGACGGGTAAGATTGTTCCTGCGTTCTgtcagaaaataatttcctgTTTGTGGGAGAGGAAAGGAGCATTGTAATTGGAATTACAGAATGTGAAACATCAAAGGAACTGCCGAATGACATTTATTTCAAAGACTAGAAGACTGAAAACTTTGTTATACGACTTTTATACTGCTACGCCTGGAAATCAAGGATGGATTCTGTTTCAGCGAAATGAAGGACGAGAAGAGTAACTCTATATTGCCCACTGAAGCGACTCGATTGAGACCAAGATTGGAAAGTTTCGATGATGTTCTGCCGTATGTCGGTGACTACGGGAGATATCAATGGCTGTTGTTATTGTCGTTACTACCTTATGGCGCGACGTACGCGTTTCTGTATTTCTCGCATTTTTTCATTACGATTATTCCCACGGAACACTGGTGCAGGATAGACGAATTAGTAAACTCGAATTTCACCGAAGAAGAGAGGTAAGTATGTATaatgaaggaaagaaagaaaaggagataTACGTAGCAACGAAAGCTCCTTTAAACTTTGAACGATATTTTTGATTGTTCGTAGAAAGTGACTTTAAAATATTGTGAAAAATATGCGAGATATCGCGATTTCTGGAATTTCTCGAATTTTCGaacatttcgaaaattattagaaaatattgtagaaaaatttcacgataagaTACAAGATATTTTTGGATTACTCTGTCTGGACTTTGgttcttattttaataattaaaatgatcaATCATCTATCGTATGGGATGTTTAGGATTAAGATAGCGATTCCAGTGACGAACGTTTATCCTTATTACGAACAATGTCAACGGAAGGACGTAAACTTCACAGAGCTGTTGAAGAGCGATAAGAGCCTGAGCTCATCGGGCTTCCAAACAAACAAAACGATAAAATGTACTCAATGGGAGTATAATTTTACGCAGATTCCATATCCTAGTATAGGAACTGAGGTGAAGTATTCACATCGTTGTCTGAATCGCATGCTTCGAAATTCTTACACTTCTGCTGCGTTCTTTGGGTCATTTCCGATCTAATCTAACCTTGTTATAGTAAATTTCATAAGTTTAAAGAAAGTATAAGACGATAATTGTTAGTACGGATAATTCCTCGTTCCGATTTTACGCGAACGTTTTTTTCAGAGCATAAAGAACTCTTTCATTCATCGAACTGCGAGCAGAatcgagatataaaaattcgaagacCGCAGCaggattaaaattatattctgaaaaatatgaatctgGTTTTTCGCTGACTAACTCTTAACCTTGGTGATTAGCTAGATTGGGTATGCGACCGAGAATACCTCGTATCAACGGCGCAGGCCATCTTCTTCTGCGGATCCATCATCGGTGGTTTCCTAGTCGGTTGGATCGCCGATCACAAGGGTCGTATCCCAGCTTTAATGTTCTGCAATGGTATCGCCCTTTTTGCCTCCATTTTCACTGCCAGCGCAAATAGTTTTTGGTCATTCGCCGTCTGTAGGTTTCTCACTGGACTGGCGTTCGATAACTGTATCAACATTCCTCTGATTATCGGTAAGCCTTCTACGAAGTAGAAAGTGCGAGAGGTTCGACCGATAAGCCAATGTTTCAGTCACGCGAGAGATAACGTTAGTATGAAGTCAATGTTTCTATTACGTGAAAGATGATGTTGCGTGAGAAATTTTTGATGAATTGTtcctcgaagataattttGACGTTGCTGTACTCGATTGAACTATACGGTTCGAGTTCTTGATTCAAGAGCTTTTGCCACCACCAGAGATGAATATATTGATTTTGTTATTGTTAAAGatcgtttcatcgattttcATGTCGTCGAGGATAGTTATATCTTGATATTCTTAAATCGAGTTATAcaaggtggttggtaattggtggtacaagcggaaagaagtcgaaaatatagaatacaaattttttttttttaattcttccatcgagacaacgatctacagtgagatccgttataacgagacgcgataaagtgcacgcgtatcgagcgaaaattcaaagtcgattttctcgaaaacaaagcctcgaacgaaaaacgtttattctatattttcgacttcttttttcgcgtagaatcaccccctttccgcttgtaccatcagttaccaaccactctgtatattcgttcgaaatgaaaattatcacAAAATTTTCAACACGTAATTCGTTTAAATACGTTAGAAGCAAAACACGTGTATTATGTAGCGCTTTTTGTTATACGGACCAGCTCAAACTCGGAAAATTCACGTTTGCAGAGTAAACggattaatttaaaatcggaattatatttataatcttaCAATTATCCTACAACTACATCGCAGTGGCCAGTACAATTTTACCATGGATAGCCTATTATATCGCAAACCGGAGATATTTTACTTACGTTACTGCCATACCGCTGTTATCTGTCGCTATCACACCGTGGATTCTTCCCGAGAACGCCCGGTAAGTAAACTCCTAATCGTTCGATTATTCGAATTCTCAACTTGCGCTTTgagatttatgcaaatttacttATCGATCCATATCACTCGTATTTGCTCTGTTCAAGCTGGTACGTTTCCAACGGGATGATGGACAAGGTTGTTGAGAAACTACGGAGAATAGCTAGGATCAATCGTAGAAATCCAGACTCGCGTATTTACGATATATTAGTTGTAAGTTCGATCAAATAGAATTCTAGAAAGCTTACGCGAAATCATACGGTACAGTACTTGAATCTGTGCTGACAGATATATTTGATTCACGTCGAAAACACACAGACTCGCGAATGTATTTTAACATGCATAGACAggttttaaaaatgaaacgcgatgaaaaatgaaatatgaaatgaaactTGACTGTCGCGATTCCATTGTGGTATTATATCGATCTCGTACAAAATTTGAAGTAAATCTGggaatttatatagaaattataaaatatttacaatttacaagTACAATCGGGGATAAAAATAAGCTGCTATAGTTAATGGAAATAGATGTGAAGAAAGTATAATCAAATTAGTATCAGCCTCATATACttgagttttatttattatatttccttCTAATAATATGCAGATAGTTCAGCAAATgattgaaatgaatttttacattttctccaCTAATCCACTTAGTTTTGTTCCCGACTGTATTTCGGATCAGAAAAGTATTTAATCAACCAACCAcccattatattaataaatctcgATATCAAAAGCCATGCCGACTAATTCCATAAAACAGAATGCAAAGTGCCACTGTTCGTGCTATCTATTAATGACGAatacaatgaaaataaaatttcttttcagtGTGTTATGAATTTTGAACTGTGTAAGGGCTAAAGGCACGACTCGTATTATATCTTTCGTTAATTATTCTCGAAATAAATTCTTGCAGAGTAACATGGAGGCACCGGACAAAATTCAAGAATCAGCGACGCTGCTCGATCTGTTCAAAACGCCACGGTTGGCGAGAAACACTATTCTTCTAGTTGCATTCTGGCAAGTATAAGATACGAGTTCATGTTGCGATAAAACCTTCATAAATAACCGATACAATCTTGTAGG
It includes:
- the LOC126876019 gene encoding carcinine transporter-like is translated as MTVLLLLSTPVTVKPIACVEMKDEKSNSILPTEATRLRPRLESFDDVLPYVGDYGRYQWLLLLSLLPYGATYAFLYFSHFFITIIPTEHWCRIDELVNSNFTEEERIKIAIPVTNVYPYYEQCQRKDVNFTELLKSDKSLSSSGFQTNKTIKCTQWEYNFTQIPYPSIGTELDWVCDREYLVSTAQAIFFCGSIIGGFLVGWIADHKGRIPALMFCNGIALFASIFTASANSFWSFAVCRFLTGLAFDNCINIPLIIGKPSTKAFATTRDEYIDFVIVKDRFIDFHVVEDSYILIFLNRVIQGGCYNYIAVASTILPWIAYYIANRRYFTYVTAIPLLSVAITPWILPENARWYVSNGMMDKVVEKLRRIARINRRNPDSRIYDILVSNMEAPDKIQESATLLDLFKTPRLARNTILLVAFWCFTLISFDDHVYSLKLIQSSVFVSFSIACATELPAGLLLALLLDRWGRRLCGFLTMAMTCVLSIAELMLHSMLAKLVMSILSRFCLNMAANVGLQYAAELLPTPVRSQGVSFIHIFGIVAHSLAPYITDSAAIWEGFPMLIISTVSFFGAALVLFLPETVGQNLPQTIKQGEEFGRDQHFWSLPCYHKTHFNGHQHYHSCER